A window of the Labeo rohita strain BAU-BD-2019 chromosome 1, IGBB_LRoh.1.0, whole genome shotgun sequence genome harbors these coding sequences:
- the foxe1 gene encoding forkhead box protein E1 translates to MPVVKVESDSPSETTLPVNDSQRAEPQRGRRRKRPLQRGKPPYSYIALISMAIANSPDRKLTLGGIYKFITERFPFYRDNSKKWQNSIRHNLTLNDCFIKIPREPGRPGKGNYWALDPNAEDMFESGSFLRRRKRFKRSDFTTYSSYVHESPVFSPVQIARSAYANSVYSNMAVSPPYAQQLPSAYYQSSSPSFSAGQSRVFRINSIIGSPGRMGQSAEMMPQQSCRSFSPDSGSCSLGGPGFQHQSCSGETVLSCCSGSSNNMAFAYSSPGHGQTQVSYPQGSTQAYGPTGRVAISSLSPIAGDAVGDPYGRTSPAQLGSFVQYNNSGPVGSSGAYIRHPAYSGNMDRFVSAT, encoded by the coding sequence ATGCCTGTGGTTAAAGTGGAGAGTGATTCTCCCTCTGAAACCACTCTTCCAGTGAATGACAGTCAGAGAGCAGAGCCGCAAAGAGGGCGCCGGAGGAAGAGGCCCCTTCAGCGAGGCAAACCACCATACAGCTACATCGCTCTGATCTCCATGGCCATCGCCAACTCACCCGACCGCAAACTCACTTTGGGAGGGATCTACAAGTTCATCACTGAGAGGTTTCCTTTCTATCGAGACAACTCCAAGAAATGGCAGAATTCCATTCGCCATAATTTGACACTCAACGACTGTTTCATCAAGATCCCCCGAGAGCCCGGTAGACCCGGAAAGGGCAACTACTGGGCGCTGGACCCCAACGCCGAAGACATGTTTGAGAGCGGAAGCTTTCTACGACGGCGAAAGCGGTTCAAACGCAGCGACTTCACTACGTATTCATCATACGTTCATGAGTCTCCCGTCTTCTCGCCAGTCCAGATTGCACGCTCAGCCTACGCCAACTCGGTGTACTCCAACATGGCCGTGAGTCCGCCATATGCACAACAGCTGCCTTCCGCCTACTACCAGTCCTCTTCTCCAAGCTTCAGCGCTGGTCAGTCCAGGGTCTTCAGAATCAACTCTATCATCGGGTCACCTGGCAGGATGGGGCAAAGTGCAGAGATGATGCCTCAGCAGTCTTGCCGCAGTTTCAGTCCTGACAGTGGCTCATGCAGTTTGGGAGGCCCGGGATTCCAACATCAGTCCTGCAGCGGGGAGACGGTGCTGTCGTGCTGCTCAGGCTCCTCAAACAACATGGCCTTTGCCTACTCCAGCCCAGGACATGGACAAACTCAGGTATCATACCCGCAAGGTAGCACCCAGGCCTACGGGCCAACAGGGAGGGTGGCCATCTCCAGTTTGTCTCCCATTGCTGGAGATGCTGTGGGGGACCCCTATGGTAGAACCTCCCCTGCACAGCTGGGCTCTTTTGTTCAGTACAATAACTCTGGTCCCGTAGGAAGCTCAGGAGCCTACATCAGGCATCCAGCTTACTCAGGTAACATGGACAGGTTTGTGTCTGCCACCTAA